From Apium graveolens cultivar Ventura chromosome 9, ASM990537v1, whole genome shotgun sequence, the proteins below share one genomic window:
- the LOC141685243 gene encoding secreted RxLR effector protein 161-like has product MSYFLGVEVKQSKDGIFMSQKKYAEEILKKFRMEECKPVSIPAEASIKLRVDSTRESVNPTLFKSLFGSLRYLTFTRPDIMYAVGSVSRYMEKPKQDHFMAAKKIFRYIKCTLDHGLFYTYSQDSKLVGYSDSDYGGDLDDGKSTSGYAFHIGSAIFSWSSKKQPTVALSTCEAEYIAASSCACQAMWLGYILGELNLAEEGLAKIYVDNKSAISLAKNLLSHSRSKHIKYKISFYLRTGEREN; this is encoded by the coding sequence atgtcatactttcttggagtcgaggtGAAGCAAAGTAAAGATGGGATTTTTATGTCACAGAAAAAATATGCCGAggaaattttaaagaagtttaGAATGGAGGAATGCAAACCAGTGAGCATTCCAGCAGAAGCAAGCATAAAGCTCAGAGTTGATTCAACGAGGGAGTCGGTAAATCCGACGTTGTTCAAAAGTTTGTTTGGAAGTCTAAGGTACCTAACTTTTACTcgtccagatattatgtatgcagtTGGATCGGTTAGTAGGTACATGGAGAAACCGAAGCAAGATCACTTCATGGCAGCTAAAAAAATTTTTAGATACATTAAATGTACACTTGATCATGGTTTATTTTACACGTATTCTCAAGATTCAAAATTAGTTGGCTACTCAGACAGTGATTATGGTGGTGACTTGGATGACGGGAAAAGCACTTCGGGATATGCTTTTCATATCGGTTCCGCGATATTCTCGTGGTCATCAAAGAAGCAACCAACAGTGGCACTATCAACATGTGAAGCAGAATACATCGCAGCATCATCGTGTGCATGTCAGGCTATGTGGTTAGGCTACATACTGGGCGAGTTAAATCTTGCAGAGGAAGGTCTGGCTAAAATTTATGTGGATAATAAATCCGCTATTTCTCTCGCGAAAAATCTACTGTCGCACAGTCGGAGTAAGCACATCAAAtataaaatatcattttatttGAGAACAGGTGAACGAGAAAATTGA